GGTGGGCGAGTACGCCTGGTCGGTGTTGGGGCGCGAGCGGTTGTTCGAGCACTTCTCGCTGCAGAACGGCACTCCAGTCGCGCTGCTGCGCCTCAACTACGCCGTCGAGCTGCGCTACGGCGTATTGGTCGACATCGCAGTCGCCGTCAAGTCCGGCGAGCCCATCGACGTCTCGATGGGCAACGTGAACGTGGTGTGGCAGGGCGACGCCAACGAGTGGACGCTCAGGGCGCTCGGCCACTGCAGCTCGCCCGCCACCGTCCTCAACATCACCGGTCCGGAGACGCTGTCGGTGCGTCAGCTCGCCGAGCGCCTGGGCGCCCTGCTGGGCGTCGAGCCGCGCTTCGTCGGCGAGGAGCAGCCCAACGCGCTGCTCAACAACGCGTCCGTGGCGCACTCGCTCTTCGGCTACCCCCGCCTCGGCGTGCAGATGCTCCTCGAGCTGGTGGCCGCTTGGGTGGGCTCGGACGGCGAGCTGTTGGGCCGGCCGACCAAGTTCCAGGTCAGGTCGGGGGCGTTCTGATGGCGCGGACAGAGCTCGACGCTGTCAAGGCGCAGCTGCTCCGGGCGGGCACCGTCATCCCGGCCCACCCGCTGGCGCTGACCGCGGAGCGCCGGTTGGACGAGCGGCGCCAACGCGCCCTCAGCCGCTACTACCTCGCGGCCGGCGCGGGCGGCCTGGCCGTCGGCGTGCACACCACCCAGTTCGAGATCCGCGAGGTGGGGCTCCTGGAGCCCGTCCTGCGGTTGGCGGCGGACGAGGCGGCGAGCGTCGGCGCGACGCGCCCGCTGCTGCTCGTGGCCGGCGTGTTGGGCGACACGGAGCAGGCGCTGGCCGAGGCGGAGCTGGCGGCAGGGCTGGGTTACGACCTGGCCCTCCTGAGCTTCCGCGGCCTCGACGACCTGTCGGAGGCGGCGCTGCTGCGCCACGCCGAGAGGGTGTCGGCGGTGCTGCCGGTCGTGGGCTTCTACCTCCAGACGGCCGTGGGGGGGCGGCGCCTCAGCTACGACCTGTGGCGCGACCTGGCGGAGCTGCCGGGGCTGGCGGCCATCAAGATCGCGCCGTTCGACCGCTACGCCACGCTGGACGTCGTGAGGGCCGTGGCTCACTCCTCGCGCGCCGACGCCATCGCCCTGTACACGGGCAACGACGACGCCATCCTCGTGGACCTGCTCACGCCGTTCGTGGTGGCCACCCCGGCGGGAAGCAAGGAGCTGAGCATCGTGGGGGGCCTGCTCGGCCAGTGGGCCGTGTGGACGCGGGCCGCGGTCATGCTCCTGGACGAGGTCAAGCGCGTGCGGGCGGGCGCGCCGCTGACCCGCGAGCTGCTGACGCGCGCCGCGCGCCTCACGGACGCCAACGCGGCCGTGTTCGACGCGGCGAACGGCTTCCACGGGGTGATCGCGGGCGTGCACGAGGTGTTGCGGCGCCAGGGGCTGCTGGCGGGCACTTGGTGTCTCGACCCGGCCGAGGGCCTGTCGGCGGGGCAGGCCGAGGCCATCGAGCGAGTGAGTCGCGAACACGCGGACCTGACGGACGACGCCTTCGTGGCGGCCCACCTGGGGGAGTGGCTGGCGCCTTGACGCCGCCCGCGGTCGCCATCCGCCAGTTGGCCGGCTCGGACCTGCCGGCCGCGGCGGCGTTGTCCGCCGCCGTGGGTTGGAACCAGACGGCGGCGGACTGGCGGCGCCTGCACGCCCTGGCGGCGCGCGGCTGCCTCGGCGCGTGGCGTGGCGCCGAGCTGGTGGGAACGGCCACGCTCGTCGACTACGCCGGCAGGGTGGCGTGGCTCGGCATGGTGATCGTGGCCGCCGCCGAGCGCGGTCGGGGGCTGGGCGGCCGCCTGGTCGAGGAGGCCCTCGCGCTGGCCGGCGGCGGCGGTGACGGTGGGGGCGGCGGTGACGGCGCGACCGTGGTCGGGCTGGACGCCACGGACCTGGGCGCGCCGCTCTACGAGCGCGCCGGGTTCGTGACGGTGGCGCTCATCGACCGGTGGGGCGGCCGCCTGCGGCCGGGCACGGCGCCCGCGGCGGCGTCTCGCTCGACCCGGACGCGGCGCTTGACGGCCGCCGACCTCCCGGCGGTGGCGGCGCTGGATGCCGCCGTGACGGCCGTGGACCGCGCCGCCCTCCTCCATCACCTCTTGCAGGAGGACGACGTGGCCGTGCACGGCGCTTTCACCGCCAATGGGTTGGCGGCCTTCGCGGCGTTGCGGCCGGGGCGGGAGGCGGCCCACCTGGGTCCGTTCATCGCGACCGACGGCGAGGCCCGCGCGGCCGTCATGGCGGCCGTGGCCCGGGAGGCGGCGGGCGCGCCCGTCCTGGTGGACGTGGTGCGGGGCGAGGGCAAGGCCGAGCTGTTGGTCGGCGCCGGCTTGAACGTGACCCGCACGCTGCGGCGCATGACGCGCCCGGCCCTGCCGGTTATGACGGCAGTGGGCGTGGTGGCCGCGACGGCGTTCGAGTGGGGTTGACCGACCGCCGCGGCGCTCAGGCCTCCAGGACCTCGACGGCGCCGGTGTCGTCCGTGTCGGTGTCGTCCGTGTCGGTG
Above is a genomic segment from Trueperaceae bacterium containing:
- a CDS encoding NAD(P)-dependent oxidoreductase translates to MRTVTELEQALATPSQALVDDMRSMQGDLLLLGAGGKMGPSLAMLARNALTAAGSGAAVIAVSRYSDPAVRRRLEEAGVTTVSADLLDEADLAALPDAPNVIYMPAMKFGSSGQAPRTWAVNTYLAGRAAARYAGSRIVAFSSGNVYPLVPVTSGGAREQDPTGPVGEYAWSVLGRERLFEHFSLQNGTPVALLRLNYAVELRYGVLVDIAVAVKSGEPIDVSMGNVNVVWQGDANEWTLRALGHCSSPATVLNITGPETLSVRQLAERLGALLGVEPRFVGEEQPNALLNNASVAHSLFGYPRLGVQMLLELVAAWVGSDGELLGRPTKFQVRSGAF
- a CDS encoding dihydrodipicolinate synthase family protein, giving the protein MARTELDAVKAQLLRAGTVIPAHPLALTAERRLDERRQRALSRYYLAAGAGGLAVGVHTTQFEIREVGLLEPVLRLAADEAASVGATRPLLLVAGVLGDTEQALAEAELAAGLGYDLALLSFRGLDDLSEAALLRHAERVSAVLPVVGFYLQTAVGGRRLSYDLWRDLAELPGLAAIKIAPFDRYATLDVVRAVAHSSRADAIALYTGNDDAILVDLLTPFVVATPAGSKELSIVGGLLGQWAVWTRAAVMLLDEVKRVRAGAPLTRELLTRAARLTDANAAVFDAANGFHGVIAGVHEVLRRQGLLAGTWCLDPAEGLSAGQAEAIERVSREHADLTDDAFVAAHLGEWLAP
- a CDS encoding GNAT family N-acetyltransferase, producing MTPPAVAIRQLAGSDLPAAAALSAAVGWNQTAADWRRLHALAARGCLGAWRGAELVGTATLVDYAGRVAWLGMVIVAAAERGRGLGGRLVEEALALAGGGGDGGGGGDGATVVGLDATDLGAPLYERAGFVTVALIDRWGGRLRPGTAPAAASRSTRTRRLTAADLPAVAALDAAVTAVDRAALLHHLLQEDDVAVHGAFTANGLAAFAALRPGREAAHLGPFIATDGEARAAVMAAVAREAAGAPVLVDVVRGEGKAELLVGAGLNVTRTLRRMTRPALPVMTAVGVVAATAFEWG